In Paraflavitalea devenefica, the following are encoded in one genomic region:
- a CDS encoding DUF2911 domain-containing protein: protein MHRLNKYKGFLILVGLSGMLWSCEQKAGSGSNHVTITPSKGVSTETPLPAGVDKSPMDMAYYPVDYPKLKMAKNVQEPLVARVIYSRPQKSGRIIFGDVLKYGSPWRLGANEATEIEFFKDIIVEKQKVDKGRYVLYCIPFEDKWTLILNTDLFTWGLKIDSTKDVYKFTIPVNKTNYPFEVFTMEFEKAGKGAELIMEWDSVQAKLPFTW from the coding sequence ATGCACAGACTTAATAAATATAAAGGCTTTTTGATCCTGGTTGGCTTATCCGGTATGTTATGGTCATGTGAGCAGAAAGCCGGCTCTGGCAGTAACCACGTGACTATTACTCCTTCCAAAGGCGTTTCAACCGAAACCCCTTTACCTGCCGGTGTTGATAAATCACCGATGGATATGGCTTATTACCCGGTTGATTATCCCAAACTGAAAATGGCCAAAAACGTGCAGGAGCCCTTGGTAGCCCGGGTTATCTACAGCCGGCCCCAAAAAAGCGGTCGCATTATTTTCGGCGATGTATTGAAATATGGTAGTCCCTGGCGGCTGGGCGCCAATGAAGCCACCGAAATTGAATTCTTTAAGGATATAATTGTCGAAAAGCAAAAGGTGGATAAAGGACGGTATGTACTGTATTGCATTCCTTTTGAAGATAAATGGACCCTCATATTGAACACCGACCTGTTCACGTGGGGGCTTAAAATAGATTCTACCAAAGACGTCTACAAGTTTACCATCCCTGTTAATAAGACCAACTATCCCTTCGAAGTATTTACCATGGAGTTTGAAAAGGCCGGCAAAGGTGCAGAACTCATTATGGAATGGGACAGTGTGCAGGCAAAATTGCCATTTACCTGGTAA
- the asnB gene encoding asparagine synthase (glutamine-hydrolyzing) translates to MCGIAGIIAANPALVSVQRANNMTDAIAHRGPDGAACWQAPGGQVILGHRRLSIIDLSESAAQPMHYRDRYTIVYNGEIYNYRELRVILQQQGYSFRSQSDTEVILAAYDAWGTECLQQFDGMFAFALWDEKEQQLFAARDRFGEKPFYYYTDKEQFVFASEMKALWAAGIEKKMNERMLFNYLTLGYIQNPKDSSETFYKDIYKLPARCFLIWDAQQHTLTQHSYWDIDLDKTDTALPEAEAAEQLGSLLSLSVNRRLRSDVPVGTSLSGGLDSSSVLACIQQAGGQPASFQTFSATFPGFVRDESERIALMAGYFGVTNHQVQPTARDLINDFERICHHQEEPFQSASIVAQYKVFELARQQGVTVLLDGQGADELLGGYSKYYPWYWRELYRQNKPLLRKELQQAIPAGQEDQWNWRHRLAAHLPHFAETWLERQRRRQQRRHADLSPDFRDAFGISHYAIPHVPTLNGVLYYNTFLNGLEELLQYADRNSMAHGREVRLPFLYHELATFIFSLPARYKIRDGYTKWVLRKSMEPVLPPAIVWRKDKVGFEPPQQLWMQDEPVKEYIREARRVLVNKGVLSRAVLDKKIQPQETHAADNFDWRYLVAGTLLR, encoded by the coding sequence ATGTGTGGAATTGCCGGTATAATAGCTGCCAATCCGGCGCTGGTGTCGGTACAGCGTGCTAACAACATGACTGATGCCATTGCGCACCGTGGCCCCGATGGAGCAGCCTGTTGGCAGGCGCCGGGAGGACAGGTGATACTGGGACATCGCCGACTATCCATCATTGACCTTAGCGAATCAGCCGCCCAGCCCATGCACTACAGGGACCGTTATACCATTGTCTATAACGGGGAAATTTACAATTACCGGGAGTTAAGGGTAATACTGCAACAACAGGGATACAGCTTCAGGTCACAGTCTGATACAGAAGTGATCCTGGCAGCTTATGATGCATGGGGTACGGAATGCCTGCAGCAGTTTGACGGCATGTTTGCCTTTGCCCTCTGGGACGAAAAAGAGCAGCAACTGTTTGCTGCCCGCGACCGCTTTGGCGAAAAGCCCTTTTACTATTATACAGATAAAGAACAGTTCGTATTTGCCAGTGAAATGAAAGCCCTTTGGGCTGCCGGCATTGAAAAGAAGATGAATGAAAGGATGCTGTTCAATTACCTCACACTCGGTTATATTCAAAATCCCAAAGATTCGAGCGAAACTTTCTATAAGGATATTTACAAGCTGCCTGCCCGCTGTTTTCTGATCTGGGATGCACAACAGCATACCCTTACACAGCACAGCTATTGGGATATTGATCTTGATAAAACAGACACTGCTCTTCCTGAAGCGGAGGCGGCTGAGCAATTAGGCTCGCTTTTATCATTGTCTGTAAACCGGCGCTTACGCAGTGATGTACCGGTGGGTACCTCGCTCAGTGGCGGACTGGACAGCTCTTCTGTGCTGGCCTGTATTCAACAGGCCGGCGGGCAGCCGGCCAGCTTTCAAACCTTCTCGGCTACCTTTCCGGGCTTTGTTCGTGATGAATCAGAACGGATAGCATTAATGGCAGGCTACTTTGGCGTAACCAATCACCAGGTGCAACCCACTGCCCGCGACCTGATCAACGACTTTGAGCGCATTTGCCATCACCAGGAAGAACCTTTTCAGTCGGCCAGCATTGTGGCTCAATACAAAGTGTTTGAGCTGGCCAGGCAACAGGGCGTTACTGTATTATTGGATGGGCAGGGGGCCGATGAATTACTGGGTGGTTACTCAAAATATTATCCCTGGTACTGGCGGGAATTATACCGGCAAAACAAGCCATTGCTCCGGAAGGAACTGCAACAGGCGATACCGGCAGGACAGGAGGACCAGTGGAACTGGCGGCACAGGCTGGCAGCTCATCTGCCTCATTTTGCTGAAACCTGGCTGGAGCGGCAGCGTCGCCGGCAGCAACGTCGCCATGCAGATCTCAGTCCTGATTTCAGGGATGCCTTTGGCATATCTCATTATGCAATACCTCATGTGCCAACGCTCAATGGAGTGCTTTATTATAACACTTTTCTGAACGGGCTGGAAGAATTGCTGCAATATGCCGACCGTAATTCCATGGCGCATGGACGGGAAGTAAGGCTGCCTTTCCTTTATCACGAATTGGCTACCTTCATTTTTTCCCTGCCTGCCCGGTATAAAATACGCGACGGGTATACCAAATGGGTGTTGCGTAAAAGTATGGAACCCGTATTGCCCCCGGCTATCGTATGGCGAAAGGACAAGGTAGGCTTCGAACCTCCCCAGCAACTATGGATGCAGGATGAACCCGTAAAAGAATATATCCGGGAAGCACGCAGGGTACTGGTCAATAAAGGGGTATTGAGCCGGGCTGTATTGGATAAAAAAATTCAGCCGCAGGAAACCCATGCGGCTGATAACTTTGATTGGAGATACCTGGTGGCCGGAACCTTACTACGATAG
- a CDS encoding cystathionine gamma-synthase: MKPATKFIHAGAEPDPSTGAIMTPIYQTSTYVQEAPGKNKGYEYARSQNPTRKALEEALAVIENGKYGLAFSSGVAATDAVLKLLAPGDEVIAGNDMYGGTYRLFTKVFEKFGIRFRYVDMTDVSAIANAITPNTKLIWTETPTNPLMNITDIEAVTALAKKQHILVCVDNTFASPYLQNPLDFGADIVMHSSTKYLGGHSDVIQGALIMNDAALREQLYFIQKSCGAVPGPMDCFLVLRGIKTLHVRMQRHCENGEKIAHYLRKHPKVGKVYWCGFEDQPGYAVAKKQMRGFGGMMSFTLKDDSLETALKVLSSTKVFSLAESLGGVESLINHPASMTHASIPREERIKNGLSDSLIRLSVGIEDVEDLIADLEQAIGS, translated from the coding sequence ATGAAGCCAGCGACTAAGTTTATACATGCCGGAGCAGAACCTGATCCTTCCACCGGAGCTATTATGACCCCCATTTATCAGACTTCCACCTATGTTCAGGAAGCACCAGGCAAAAACAAGGGATATGAATATGCCCGCTCTCAGAACCCTACCCGCAAGGCTTTGGAAGAAGCACTGGCTGTTATTGAAAATGGTAAATATGGACTGGCTTTTAGCAGCGGTGTTGCAGCTACCGATGCAGTACTGAAATTATTAGCACCGGGTGATGAAGTAATAGCCGGTAATGATATGTACGGAGGCACCTATCGCCTGTTCACCAAAGTCTTTGAAAAGTTCGGTATCCGTTTCCGTTATGTTGATATGACCGATGTTTCGGCTATTGCCAATGCCATCACGCCCAATACCAAACTGATCTGGACAGAGACGCCTACCAATCCGCTGATGAACATCACGGATATTGAAGCGGTGACAGCCCTCGCCAAAAAACAGCACATCCTTGTTTGCGTGGATAATACCTTTGCTTCTCCCTACCTGCAAAACCCGCTCGACTTTGGGGCTGATATTGTTATGCATTCCTCCACCAAATACCTTGGTGGTCATAGCGATGTGATACAAGGCGCCCTCATTATGAATGATGCCGCTTTGCGTGAGCAACTGTATTTTATACAAAAAAGCTGCGGCGCCGTACCCGGGCCAATGGATTGCTTCCTGGTATTGCGGGGTATTAAAACCCTGCATGTGCGTATGCAGCGCCATTGCGAAAATGGAGAAAAGATTGCCCATTACCTGCGAAAACACCCCAAAGTAGGTAAAGTATACTGGTGTGGTTTTGAAGACCAGCCCGGCTATGCGGTGGCTAAAAAGCAAATGCGCGGCTTTGGCGGTATGATGAGCTTTACACTCAAAGATGATAGCCTGGAAACTGCCCTGAAAGTATTGTCATCTACTAAAGTATTTTCCCTGGCAGAAAGCCTCGGTGGAGTGGAATCCCTCATCAATCATCCGGCTTCCATGACACATGCTTCCATCCCAAGGGAGGAAAGGATCAAAAACGGCCTTAGTGATTCGCTCATCCGCCTGAGTGTGGGTATTGAGGATGTTGAAGACCTGATAGCGGACCTGGAGCAGGCAATCGGTAGCTAA
- a CDS encoding LysE family translocator, giving the protein MIPLNELLIFALAAFALVISPGPNMIYLISRSITQGRSAGLISLAGVICGFLFHIILVSFGLTAILFAVPYAYTVLKTMGVIYLLYLAWQAIKPGSKGIFEAKKDLPVDSPAKLFRMGFLTNVLNPKVAVFYLSFFPQFIKPAYGNILTQSLTLGITQMLVSFTVNFLIVLSAARVAVWFARKPQWIRIQKWFMASVLTALAAKMALDKGK; this is encoded by the coding sequence ATGATACCATTGAATGAACTGCTGATCTTTGCCCTGGCGGCGTTTGCGCTGGTAATAAGCCCTGGCCCCAACATGATCTATCTTATTTCGCGTTCTATAACGCAGGGACGTAGCGCAGGACTCATTTCCCTGGCAGGCGTGATCTGTGGCTTTTTATTCCATATCATATTGGTTTCCTTTGGGCTTACAGCCATCTTATTTGCTGTTCCTTATGCCTACACAGTGTTAAAGACCATGGGCGTTATTTATCTGCTGTACCTGGCCTGGCAGGCTATAAAACCGGGCAGCAAAGGCATTTTTGAAGCAAAGAAAGACCTGCCGGTAGATAGCCCGGCCAAATTATTCCGCATGGGCTTTCTGACCAATGTGCTTAATCCCAAAGTAGCCGTCTTTTACCTGTCTTTCTTTCCGCAGTTCATCAAACCGGCCTACGGCAATATACTCACCCAAAGCCTCACGCTGGGCATTACCCAGATGCTGGTCAGCTTTACGGTCAACTTCCTCATCGTACTTTCTGCCGCCCGGGTGGCTGTTTGGTTTGCCCGCAAGCCACAATGGATACGGATACAAAAATGGTTCATGGCCAGTGTATTGACCGCCCTTGCAGCAAAAATGGCGCTGGATAAAGGAAAGTAA
- a CDS encoding TIGR02757 family protein yields the protein MSGKPKDLSDFFTRKANEYNQPDFIKADPICIPHLFNKQQDIEIAGLFAAIFAWGNRTIIIKKSKELLQLMDHAPHDFILNHTDKDLRRLEGFKHRTFNTTDLLYFISFLQYHYSNHPSLESAFTKWMSAGDETIEQALTGFYHYFFSLEHVPARTRKHIASPEKNSSCKRLNMYLRWMVRKDNRGVDFGIWENISASQLVCPIDLHVARVAKRFKLLERAPVDWLAALELTSYLRKLDKNDPAKYDFALFGLGVVEKF from the coding sequence ATGAGTGGCAAACCCAAAGACCTGTCTGATTTTTTCACCAGGAAAGCCAATGAGTACAATCAGCCCGATTTTATTAAGGCCGACCCTATCTGCATCCCTCATCTCTTTAACAAACAACAGGATATTGAAATTGCCGGGTTATTTGCTGCCATCTTTGCCTGGGGCAATCGTACCATTATCATTAAAAAATCAAAAGAGCTGTTGCAATTAATGGATCATGCACCGCATGATTTTATACTGAACCATACCGATAAAGACCTGCGCCGGCTGGAAGGTTTTAAACACCGTACCTTCAATACTACCGACCTGTTGTACTTCATCAGCTTCCTGCAATACCATTATTCCAACCACCCCTCCCTCGAATCTGCCTTTACAAAATGGATGTCGGCAGGAGATGAAACCATAGAACAGGCCCTTACCGGTTTCTATCATTATTTTTTCTCCCTGGAACATGTACCCGCCCGTACCCGCAAGCATATTGCTTCGCCCGAAAAGAACTCCTCTTGCAAACGGCTGAACATGTACCTCCGCTGGATGGTGCGTAAAGACAACCGGGGTGTTGATTTTGGTATATGGGAAAACATATCCGCCTCGCAACTGGTATGCCCCATTGATCTTCACGTGGCTCGTGTAGCCAAACGGTTTAAGCTGTTGGAGCGGGCCCCTGTTGACTGGCTGGCGGCACTGGAACTCACCAGCTATTTGAGAAAGCTGGATAAGAACGATCCGGCAAAATATGATTTTGCTTTATTTGGCCTGGGGGTAGTAGAGAAGTTTTAA
- a CDS encoding RidA family protein, with protein MKKTTLKAAIVCCLALLAMAVNVNGQQNNITKEKFNWGRGTQDTTAGYAQAVKIDNVIYISGTVARDVSPEGIKRVYEALEKTLQHYGATFQNVVKENLFTTDMEAMKNYNSVRKVFYKGDFPAATWMQVNRLYMHDARLEIELIAHLPKK; from the coding sequence ATGAAAAAAACAACTTTGAAGGCAGCAATCGTTTGTTGCCTGGCCTTATTGGCTATGGCTGTAAACGTTAATGGCCAGCAGAACAACATTACAAAAGAGAAATTCAACTGGGGGCGTGGTACCCAGGATACAACAGCCGGTTATGCGCAGGCGGTGAAAATAGATAATGTCATCTACATTTCCGGTACAGTAGCGAGGGATGTAAGTCCCGAAGGAATAAAACGCGTATATGAAGCCCTGGAGAAAACCTTACAGCATTATGGGGCTACCTTTCAGAACGTAGTAAAAGAAAACCTCTTTACAACCGATATGGAGGCCATGAAGAATTACAACAGCGTGCGCAAGGTATTTTATAAAGGCGATTTCCCGGCCGCCACCTGGATGCAGGTAAACCGCCTTTATATGCACGATGCCCGGTTGGAAATAGAGCTCATTGCTCATTTGCCTAAAAAATAA
- a CDS encoding outer membrane beta-barrel protein, with protein sequence MRSILLTICFFTAVTKLAAQDKGAIKGKLVDSSGKQALSLATITVFQAKDTSIITYRLSDPQGEFRVPGLPLNIPCRTVISFSGYRVVRKEFELTAAQPQLDLGTFKLIPDAQSLEEVLVTAERPPVSVKKDTIEFNATAFKTLPTALVEDLLKKLPGVDVDKDGNITVNGRTVNRILVDGKDFFGGDPKVATRNLPANIIDKVQVADDKEQLDQDPFINKAQLGQVINLKLKKSIKQGWFGKAYAGAGTDERYEAGGIINMFRDTLQVSMLGYTNNINRAGFGISDIMQTGGFQRTGVNSVAINSDGGFALNGISFGGMGQGITRSTGAGLNLNNEFGKKVTLNLQYFYGQVNNRLDQLSNTQQFFRDTIFTTRNTTRQESDEYSHRIGSNLRWKIDSFSSLRFAPQVNIKKNLSDRTQFSTSANNYESLLNESNNSQRVEGNDIGYSHSLNYSRNFRKKDRLLTIGHGFTIYNASNNQFNDITDSFYKAPTSKRTVNQLRDQDADNFRASLSVNYSEPLTKTLQLRLSGNTEYFKDEDVLTTYNKGTSGEEYDVINPDLSNGVKRKGMRGTATSSLNWKIKKLTIGTGISFQTLNIDNEFAKNPTINQRFNYLLPTLNASFKEWYFNYDVSVREPQATDLQPVVDNTNTLYQQLGNPSLVPTQSHNFNLRYNKYNTKSNMNYFIYLSGSIDRDAVIRERTVDDKGVQMTRPVNADGIWRFMASTNISKQFKFNSSWQLSLRGSFAANYNRNLVIVNSNRSEVKNWRLMPGLNGSFNLKDKLELNQRYNITWNKSLYESNAFTDLEVVTHNSSSEVIIRLPKHFVWESSIDYSYNPQTAPGVRKSNLRWNAGINYLFLKDDKGQLKLSVYDLLNQNTSVSRTTRENYIQDNQTTVLQRYFLLTFTYNIRKFGAPRTDQKFGKNGLFIF encoded by the coding sequence ATGAGATCAATTTTACTGACGATCTGCTTTTTCACAGCAGTAACAAAGCTGGCAGCACAGGATAAAGGTGCTATTAAAGGCAAGCTGGTTGATTCTTCCGGCAAACAAGCCCTTTCATTGGCCACTATCACTGTTTTCCAGGCAAAAGATACTTCCATTATTACTTACCGGCTAAGTGATCCACAGGGGGAGTTCAGGGTACCTGGCCTTCCATTGAATATACCCTGCCGGACAGTTATTTCCTTTTCCGGCTACCGGGTGGTAAGAAAAGAATTTGAACTGACAGCCGCGCAGCCACAGTTGGACCTGGGAACTTTTAAGCTCATTCCCGATGCCCAGTCGCTGGAAGAAGTGCTCGTCACCGCGGAGCGACCGCCCGTAAGCGTAAAGAAGGATACCATTGAGTTCAATGCCACTGCTTTTAAGACTTTGCCCACAGCCCTGGTAGAAGACTTGTTGAAAAAACTGCCGGGGGTAGATGTAGATAAAGACGGGAATATTACGGTGAATGGGCGTACCGTGAACCGCATCCTGGTAGATGGCAAGGACTTTTTCGGCGGCGATCCCAAGGTAGCTACCCGCAACCTGCCCGCCAATATTATTGATAAGGTGCAGGTAGCGGATGATAAAGAACAACTGGACCAGGACCCTTTTATAAATAAAGCACAGCTCGGCCAGGTGATTAACCTGAAGCTGAAGAAAAGCATCAAACAAGGATGGTTTGGCAAAGCCTATGCAGGCGCCGGTACGGATGAGCGGTACGAAGCAGGAGGTATTATCAATATGTTCCGCGATACCCTGCAGGTAAGCATGCTGGGTTACACGAATAACATTAACAGGGCCGGATTTGGTATATCAGACATTATGCAGACCGGTGGATTTCAACGCACCGGCGTTAACAGTGTAGCTATTAATTCGGACGGTGGTTTCGCATTAAATGGTATTTCCTTTGGAGGTATGGGGCAGGGCATCACCCGGAGTACCGGCGCCGGCCTTAATCTTAATAATGAATTTGGCAAAAAGGTAACGCTCAACCTGCAATACTTCTATGGCCAGGTCAATAACCGGCTGGACCAGCTTAGCAATACACAGCAGTTTTTCCGCGACACGATCTTTACCACCCGTAATACCACCCGCCAGGAATCGGATGAATACAGTCACCGTATAGGAAGCAATCTCCGCTGGAAGATAGACTCTTTTTCTTCGCTGCGTTTTGCCCCACAGGTAAATATAAAAAAGAACTTATCGGACCGTACCCAGTTTTCCACCTCCGCCAACAATTATGAATCCCTGCTCAATGAAAGCAATAATAGCCAACGTGTAGAAGGCAATGATATTGGTTATTCCCATAGCCTGAATTACAGCCGCAACTTCCGGAAAAAGGATAGATTGCTGACCATTGGGCATGGGTTTACTATTTATAACGCCAGCAATAACCAGTTCAATGATATTACCGACAGTTTTTATAAGGCTCCGACATCCAAACGTACTGTGAATCAATTGCGCGACCAGGACGCTGATAATTTCCGCGCCAGCCTGTCTGTTAATTACAGCGAACCGCTTACAAAAACACTTCAGCTCCGGCTTTCCGGTAATACTGAGTATTTCAAAGATGAAGACGTATTGACTACTTATAATAAAGGCACTTCAGGCGAAGAATATGATGTGATCAATCCTGACCTGTCAAATGGGGTTAAACGAAAGGGCATGCGTGGCACAGCTACGAGCTCATTGAACTGGAAGATTAAAAAGCTGACGATTGGAACCGGCATTTCTTTCCAGACTTTGAATATTGATAATGAGTTTGCCAAAAACCCTACGATCAATCAACGTTTCAACTACCTGTTACCCACCCTGAATGCATCGTTTAAAGAGTGGTATTTCAACTATGATGTAAGTGTACGTGAACCACAGGCGACAGACCTGCAGCCAGTAGTGGATAATACGAATACTTTGTACCAGCAACTGGGCAATCCTTCACTGGTGCCTACCCAGTCCCATAACTTTAACCTGCGGTATAATAAATACAATACGAAGAGTAATATGAACTATTTCATTTACCTCAGTGGCAGCATTGACCGGGATGCTGTTATCAGAGAACGGACGGTAGATGATAAAGGCGTGCAGATGACCCGGCCTGTTAATGCCGATGGTATCTGGCGTTTTATGGCCAGTACGAATATCAGCAAACAGTTCAAGTTCAACAGCAGTTGGCAGCTTTCTTTAAGAGGCAGCTTCGCGGCTAATTACAACCGTAACCTGGTGATCGTTAACAGTAACCGTAGCGAAGTAAAAAACTGGCGCCTGATGCCCGGCCTCAATGGATCATTCAACCTGAAAGATAAACTGGAATTAAACCAGCGCTATAATATCACCTGGAACAAAAGCCTGTATGAGAGCAATGCTTTCACCGACCTGGAAGTGGTGACCCATAATTCCTCTTCGGAAGTGATCATTCGCCTGCCCAAACATTTTGTATGGGAAAGCTCTATTGATTACAGTTATAATCCTCAAACAGCGCCCGGTGTACGGAAAAGCAACCTGCGCTGGAATGCCGGCATTAATTACCTCTTTCTTAAAGATGATAAAGGACAGCTTAAGCTATCAGTATACGATCTGCTGAACCAGAATACCAGTGTGAGCCGTACAACCCGTGAAAATTATATCCAGGATAATCAAACTACTGTTCTGCAACGGTATTTCCTATTGACGTTTACGTATAATATCCGGAAGTTCGGAGCACCCAGAACCGACCAGAAGTTTGGCAAAAATGGATTGTTTATATTTTAA